A stretch of Usitatibacter palustris DNA encodes these proteins:
- the rsgA gene encoding ribosome small subunit-dependent GTPase A: MTTRREREQQVVVEGRVVADFGREFLVELADRRQIVCTRKGKRQDAACGDFVEVKLTGSAQGSIIRVGTRRNLLFRSDEWKEKMLAANVDQVVILVAPKPVFSEAFLNLSLVACEAARIPVVIALNKSDLPEHAATLASLKLYQKIGYLVLSMSAKSDIAPLMPHLEGQLTLLVGQSGVGKSKTVNALVLSDVARVGELTASRETGAHTTTFSRMYRLDKDTVIIDTPGFQSFGLFHLTEDQIGEAMPEFRPFLGTCKFNDCAHRNEPGCKVIEAASRGEIKAERLSFYQVLIEQHRELHESHPDWKK, from the coding sequence GTTGTCGAGGGACGCGTGGTCGCCGACTTCGGCCGCGAATTCCTCGTGGAGCTCGCCGACCGCCGCCAGATCGTGTGCACCCGCAAGGGCAAGCGGCAGGACGCCGCGTGCGGCGACTTCGTCGAGGTGAAGCTCACGGGCTCGGCGCAGGGTTCGATCATCCGCGTCGGCACGCGCCGCAATCTCCTGTTCCGCTCCGACGAGTGGAAGGAGAAGATGCTCGCCGCCAACGTCGACCAGGTGGTGATCCTGGTCGCGCCCAAGCCCGTGTTCAGCGAGGCGTTCCTGAACCTGAGCCTCGTGGCCTGCGAGGCGGCGCGCATCCCGGTGGTGATCGCGCTCAACAAGAGCGACCTTCCCGAGCACGCCGCGACGCTCGCCTCGCTCAAGCTCTACCAGAAGATCGGCTACCTCGTGCTATCGATGTCGGCCAAGTCGGACATCGCGCCGCTGATGCCGCACCTCGAGGGGCAGCTCACGCTGCTCGTGGGCCAGAGCGGCGTGGGGAAATCCAAGACGGTGAACGCGCTGGTGTTGAGCGACGTCGCGCGCGTCGGCGAGCTCACGGCCTCGCGCGAGACCGGCGCGCACACCACGACCTTCTCGCGCATGTACCGGCTCGACAAGGACACGGTCATCATCGACACGCCGGGTTTCCAGTCGTTCGGTCTCTTCCACCTCACCGAGGACCAGATCGGCGAGGCGATGCCCGAGTTCCGCCCCTTCCTGGGCACGTGCAAGTTCAACGACTGCGCGCATCGCAACGAGCCCGGCTGCAAGGTGATCGAGGCCGCCTCGCGCGGCGAGATCAAGGCCGAGCGCCTCTCCTTCTACCAGGTGCTCATCGAGCAGCATCGCGAGCTGCACGAGTCGCATCCCGACTGGAAGAAGTAG